The Silene latifolia isolate original U9 population chromosome Y, ASM4854445v1, whole genome shotgun sequence sequence CGAGCGATTTCGATTTGAAGACTCCACCACCAACCGAACCTTCCCtacctcattatcctcctttaagGAATGATTCTCAGCCTTTGACACCTCCAATTCAGCCTTAAACTTTGCAGTATCTTTTTTCAAAATCTGTACCTCCCAATCCAGAGTATTTTTCAGGTTGTGGACTGAATCCAGTTGACAGGCGCCCCTCAGAATATCATTGACATTctaacaaaaaacaaacatatCCATCTAAGcctcaaaacaaaaaacaaataaacacacacaaacacacactcaAAGTTAGACaaaatatatacctcctgaagcatggtgatCAGATTGGCAGCATAGTCCCTAGtacgatacatagcagccaaagcacgggCAGAAGAATCCTCTGCCTGATACTGATAATAAGGGTCGTCAACCATAAAAGCCTGAGCCGGGATTTGTTCCTTAGCAAATTGAACCTCATCCAGCTGAGCCCTAAcccccctgacctcatgaaccCCTCCTGGTGATTCATCTACTcctttcctcttctcaggacgacCACCCTCATCTACAATCTTCTCAGGCGACACCAGCTTTACCTCCTGCACAGGTTCCTGAATCTGAACAGCATTATCACTCCATGTGGCCTCACTACTCTTAGACTTCCCCCCTGTGATTTGGGAAACCCCTGCCTTCACCAAGGACAAACCAAAACTAGCAATTCTagcagaagccctggtagctgcacgacgaggccctaaatcagcaatataaacacatTTCCAAAATAGGaatcaacaagacaaaagaaagCAAATacttactccctgacgaagaaGCCCCTGAAGCTTTAGCACACTTCACTTGCTTGTAAGTACTCAATTTGGCCTTCTTAAAAGGAGGCATAGAggcttgccccagacaggcagggCACGCCCTTTCCTCTTCAGGCAATGCCATGAATGCTCCTATCCGATCAGCCGACCCCTTAGTATCAGGATTATTCACCCAGTCATTTACTACAAGAAACAAAGGCAAAAAAGTGGATTTCCCAAAATATATCACTGtcaaatcaaaatacaatagGAAAGAaaagttacctccttcaacagctggATAGTTGAGATAAtccaggtcaggggcaattgaatcagccttgataaacatataagtttgagcccatcccttatcatcccctgaatcaaagttggtaatcaggtgagccatctttgGCCTGACTCGAAGGTTAAACCGtccagtagaatgactcttcaagtggtagaaattcttgaagtcatccagagtaataaccaacttatgcttagaacaCAAATTCTCAACTAAATGAAcgatcttccaaaccattggcataagttGAAATGGAGGAACCCTGATAGCCCTGATCACCTCAGTCATAAGAGGAGACAGAGGAAGTTGACATCCACCCCTGAATGCCCATTCAGAGATACAAAACCAGCCCGGACTACCCCATTTATCTCTGACCGGACCACTCTCAGGAATCCAGACTTAAGCCCTACTAGGAATGAGACCCCTATCCTTCAAGTAATGCTCAAAAGTTGATTTCAACTGATTGGCTTCATGAAAAGAAGCCGCCAAAACCTTAACAGGAGTATATTCAACCCCTTTATATAACATGGATAAAATCTCTGGGGCAGCAACAACCTCCACCACTTCATCTTCAGGGATGACATCTGAAACCTTCTCAACTTCTGCAAGAACCTTCTCAGCCTCTGCAGGAACCTTCTCAATCTCAGCAGGAGCTTTCTCAGCCTCAACAGCAGCCTTGGAAGCAGCCGTCTTTCTTCTGCcaccagccatattttatttTGCAGAGAATTGGTTTTTTGGGAAAAAGAGGATTCtagaaagataaagaagaaattttGAGATGGGAATATGAAAACAACACGGTGCAAGGCAAAGTATTTACAACCGCAAATCTAaaacggctaggaaagcaagtggttgAGGCTAATCAtaactctcctagggttttgtgaatctACCCTATTTATGACATATAGCCGTTACAAGAAGCTGAATCAAACACAAATTCTAAATCTGATAAAAGATCCATGCACAACTttttgcctggcccaaatttttatctccttattcctaaccagacccaataatggaataagcagataagaggcaattgttgggcccagaattaccctGCCTAACCTGACAAAGGCCAGGCGATGATCAAAACTAAGATTCAAGCAAAGGACACCAGAAATCAGGCACTACGTGGATAAGGACAAGCATCAAGCAGAAGTTGATACAAGACAGGAAATAAATAACCACCGGCCTGAAAGGAGAACACGTCAGGCATAAGAAAAGGGCTGCACAAGTAGAGCAGGCAACAACCAAGCTGTTCATATATActccctacaaacaaggaagaccaattTAGAAGGAAGAGATATAGGGAATAGTCAAAGGCAACGGCTAAATGGATGGCAACCACCCCTGGGTAAATAGGGCATaagccctatttaccaggaaaccctaaacggcagaAAAATAAGACTTGGGAAGCTAGTATAAATTGAAGAGAAGAAAAAATAGAAAGGACATTCAACACACTCTCACTCTCACTTCCActcttgtattcttaagcaatattttTACCTATCACGCCTGATATACagatactctgtcaggctatctaagATCATAATAACAAtgactcctggcttggtgcccgtgattttttcccttattctcagggtttttccacgtataaaatctttgagtctttatttatcgtttgtttatttacttaacAAAACTAGTCAGGCAAgttatttgagttagatcaccctactttAAATCCCCTGGCAGGACGTTCTCATTTACCAAAATCCTTGTCGAAacacgacccaaatcgcattcattcctctcAGCGACCTCTGCAGACCCATGACAaagtccatcgaaatcgaatcccatttccaaGTGGGAATATCCAAGggttgcagtagaccaccaggtctctgatgttcgaacTTGACCTTCTGACAGATCAGACAACGACTCACAAACTCGgctatctctttcttcatacccggccaccaaaatCGTAGCTTTAGATCCTTATACATattatcaccaccaggatgaaccgaatagggagtactatgagcctccttgagaatcttacattttaagacctcacagctaggtACACACCAGCAACCTTGGAATCGcagaccatcatcaggtccaacgaCGAAGTCTGTTGTGCGAccttcgcttatagcgactcgaactccttctaagaattcatcctctctttgcttaactcggatctcatgaagaatctcgggttcagcaaccatcgcactcaaatctaaagtaccaggaagaactactTCAAGGCTCATCTGCTGGAACTCTAGACTCAAGTCGTCAGGTAACACCATCACCGATTCCATAGCATGACACACTTTGCGACTCAAAGAATCGGCAACtacgtttgccttaccctcatgatactgcagctcaaCCTTATAGTCATTAAGCAGCTCCAACCAGCATCTatgcctcatgttaagatctctctaagtgaagatatacttcaagctcttatgatccatataaatgttgcaagagactccatacaagtagtgtcgccaTAACTTAAGCGCAAACACCAttgctgctaactcaagatcgtgagtcggatagttcatctcttgaactttcaactgacgggaagcattagccacaactttacccttctgcatcagGACACAACCCAAACCAGACTTTGATGCATCACGGAAAACATCGAACTCAATgccctcttctggtagagtcaacacaggagcggtagtcaaccttttcTTCAACTCCTGAAAAGCAGCTTCATAAGCCtcagtccaaatgaacttggattccttcttcattaactgagtcatcggtcttTCAATTTTAGAGAAGTCATGCACAAACCGATGATAGTACATAGCTAGTCcaaggaaactccgaacctcATTCACATTCATTGGACTCTCCCACTCGACCACAACTCGAATCTTTGAAagatcaaccataactccatcgccagatatcacatgacccaagaagcTAACTTCatttaaccaaaactcgcactttgagaacttagcataccatttCTGCTTACGCAGAGTCTCCAATATAACATGAAGATGATTCTCGTGCTCAGCCTCGtctctcgagtaaatcagtatgCCGTCTATGAACACCATGACAaacttatccaaatactcgctgaaagtgcggttcatctgatccatgaaaacggcaggtgcattcgtcaacccgaacggcatcaccacgaactcatagtggccatacctcgaacgaaaagcattcttaggaatatcctcattcctaACTGGTATCTGATGGTAACCTGGCCATAGgtcgatcttagagaacacactTTCACCACgaagctgatcaaacaaatcctgaATCCTTGGCAagggatacttgttcttgatagtaaccttgttcagctcacggtaaacgatgcacaaccgcatactaccatccttcttaTTAAAGAACAAAGCAGGAGCACCCCACGAcgaagcactcggtcggataaaacccttatcgatcataTCCTCAAGTTGTTAATTAAGTTCTTGTAACTCAGCTAGTGCCATACGATAGagagctttcgaaatgggaccagttccaggCAAGAACTCAATCGAAAACTCTACATCTCGCTCAtgaggaataccaggtagatcctcagaaaagacatcgggaaactccttaaccacaggaatatcctctaactTAGGCTCAACTGAAACACCCTGAACACTGCACAGATAGATCTGATAACCCTTTCTACTCAAGCTAACCATCTTCATCACAGAAACCCACTTAACAGTAGGTATAACCCTAACACCCTGGTAAGAAACCCTCGAACCTGTAGGACTCTTAAGCACGATATTCTGATCATGACACAGGAACCTAACGTCATAGCGAGATAATCagtccatacccaaaatcacatcataCTCTCCTAGCTTGAATTGGACAAGATCGGCAAGAAGGATCACCCTTGCAATACTGACAGGCACGTCCTTGAACAAaacggagcaagaaacaatctcgcccgtaggaagggatatagatgtatgaacggatgatgaggaTAGATGTACAAATGTGAACCCAACTCTAAAAAACTAACCTTCGTTGCCCATCCTTGATGCCCAAGAAAAAATCTTTACAAATCCTATTGATTCTTTTAACCACCTCCTAAGGCAGAAAACAGCTAGAACTCTAGAAGTTTTCCAGACCAAAAACCACAGCATTAATAAGCTGTGTCTTGCCAGCATAAGAGAGTAAATTAGATGACCAATGCTGAATAGATTGTTGAATCTTAGTGACCAAAGGATTAAACATACTAACAACAAATCTGGATGTTCCCAAAGACATACCAAGATACCTGAAGGGGAAAAAACCCTCACTGAAACCAGTACTCTGAATAATTTGCACTTAAGGGCCTGAGAAACCCCTTCAAAGTAAATATTGGTCTTATCAATATTAGCTTCCAGACCAGACAACCCTGCAAACTCAGCTAAAGTGTCTTTAACAGCCATTACAGAGGGAACATCTCCTCTTGTAAAAATCATAAGATCATCAGCAAAGACCAAGTGAGTCAAATTGAGCTTACTACATTTTGGATGGTAGGACACTTGAGGTTTTGAACAGAGCACTCTTAGAGATCTGGAGaaaatttccatactcagcacaaaAAGATAAGGAGATAAAGGATCTTCTTGTCTTATTCCACTTCTGCCTTGGAAAAAACCAGACAAGCCACCATTAATCTTGAGAGAAAACCAAGTCCCAGTGATACATCCCTGAATCCGGGTGATAAACTGAGGAGGAAACCTCAGAACTCTTAACATATCAGATATAAAATCCCACTGCAAATAATCAAATGCCTTACGAATGTCAACTTTAATAAGACACCTAGGAGAGATATTCTTCTTACTATACCCTTTAACAAGAGATTGAGAAAAAAGAATGCTCTCAAAAATACTCCTTCCTTGAACAAAAGCAGCATGTTCATCACCTATTAGATAAGGAAGCACCTTCTTCAGTCTATTAGAAAGAATCTTACTCATAGTCTTATAAAAGACTGTACAGCAAGAGATGGGTCTGAAATCAAGAACTGAACTTGGTGTAGCTTTCTTGGGAATGAGTGATATGACAGTGGAGTTAGCCTGCTTTGGCATGTGGCTAGTTCGGAAGAAATTGAGAACAGCTTTACAAAAATCCTTCTCAATGATACTCCAAGCTGATTTGAAAAAGTCAGCTAAGAATCCATCCAACCCAGGACTACTCTGAGAATCCATACTAAAAACAGCAGATTTGATTTCATCATAAGAAATAGGTGTAACTAAATCCTGCTTATCATTATCAGCAACACAGGGCCCCTGAGAGAAAAAATCAACATCAATCTGCTAAACAACAGATTTCCTGCCTAAAAGATCCTGATTATAGTCCTGGAAAGCAGAGGCAACAACATCCAGACCATGGTGATCAGTACCATGTTTATCTTTAATGGATCCAATAAGTTGTTGGTTTTTCCTTTCCTGGATCTTGGAAAACAAGTACTGAGTATTACTATCAGAAGCCTGCACATGTTTAATTTTTGCTCCTTCCTTGAACAAAAGCAGCCTGTTCATCACCTATTAGATAAGGAACCACCTTCTTTATTCTATTAGAAAGAATCTTACTCACAATCTTATAAAAGACTATACAGCAAGAGATGGGTCTGAAATCAAGAACTGAACTTGGTGTAGCTTTCTTGGGAATGAGTGATATGACAGTGAAGTTAGCCTGCTTTGGCATGTGGCTAGTTCGGAAGAAACTGAGAACAGCTTTACAAAAATCCTTCTCAATGATACTCCAAGCTGATTTGAAAAAGCCAGCTGAGAATCCATCCAACCCAGGACTACTCTGAGAATCCATACTAAAAACAACAGATTTGATTTCATAATAAGTAATAGGTGTAACTAAATCCTGCTTATCATTATCAGCAACACAGGGCCCCTGAGAGAAAAAATCAACATCAATCTGCCGGACAACAGATTTCCTGCCTAAACGATCCTGATAATAGTCCTGGAAAGCAGAGGCAACAACATCCAGACCATGGTGATCAGTACCATGTTTATCTTTAATGGCTCCAATAAGTTACTGGTTTTTCCTTTCCTGGATCTTGGAAAACAAGTACTGAGTTTTACTAACAGAAGCCTGCACATGTTTAATTTTTGCTCTTTGCTGAAGAATATTCATCTCAGCTACCTTTAAAGTACTATAATTCTGCAATAAGTGACGCTCTTGCTGAATCAGAGAAGGAGAAAAAGGATTATGTTGAAGATCAAGCTGACAAGTCAATAACTCTCTCTTAGCATCAGCAACTCGAGAAGAAATATTACTGTAAGCTTTGTGGTGAAGCTTGATGAGAGCAAGCTTAACATATTTCATTTTTTCCAAATAACTAAAAATAGGGCTCCCAGGTCTATTAGTTACCCAAGCAGTTTTAACAGTCTGAAGATAATCAGGGTGCTCAATCCAGCTATTCAAAAAGCTAAACCTCTTAACAATTTTAAGATCAGTGGAAATGTGCACCAAACTAGGAGAATGGTCTGAAACACCAACAGCAAGAAAAGTTGCATAAGAATTAGGAAAACTAGTAGACCAAGAAGGATTAACTAGGACCCTATCAAGCTTAGACCAAACCCTGGTAGAAACTTCTTGCTTATTAGTCCAGGAGGTCACAGCCAGTACTACTAATGTCATCCAACATGCAGGTGGCTAAACAAGAATTGAAAGCCATCATATCCTGAAGATCAGGGGGAGTAGAACTTAACTTTTCCTCAGCACTCCTAACAATATTAAAGTCTCCCCAGACTAACCAAGAGGTAGCAGTAGCTGCAGTAGACAGGTTTCTCCATAAAATTTCTCTCCTAGCAGCATCATTACTACCATAGACTAGACTGAGAAGGACTGTGAATTTATTTTTTCTCTTTTGCtttttaaataaaataattattgagtttttatatttttaaacaatTTGGTTGGAGAAACCAAGGTTTTTTCATATTTGTTACGTAGGCAGACGCTTGAGAAAAGAGGATGAATTTGTTTGGAATAAGGCATGAAGACGCGTTTGATTGTGGATAAAAGGTAGAGGGCTGATTTTCAGCGACGACGTTTTACTAACTATCGACGACGTTTTTATTCCAAAAGACTAATTCCCTTtacacatttacactcatttctCGCTCTAAAAaattttctctcaaattctaGTAAAAAccaactaaattaaaaaaaaaaccactACAACAATTAACAAGATTAATTAACATGAGGGAACCTGAATCATCGGTACgtaaacaacttaatcgcttcattattttggttaatttttatttttttgcgcATTGTTAAATATATTCGTTAGTTGATTTACGTCACATATTTACTTAATTGTAGTAAACATTGCGGGTTTTTTTACGTAAATATGAAATTTGTACAACCCATGGACCAAACCTCGAGATTTAACATTCTACCATAGACCAAACGTTGAGATTTAAGGTTCAGCCATGGACCAAACGTGAGATCCAACGTTTGACCATGGTGTAACGTTGATTCTCAACGTTTGCCCACGGTGGAATGTTGAGTCTCAACGCTTGGACCATGGTTGAAAGTTGAGTCTCAATGTTTGGCCATGGTCGAACGTCGAGTCTCGTGGTTTGGCCATGGATTGATTGTTGAGTCTCAACTTTCAGTCCGTGGTCGGACAATAAACTCGTTTTCTCTTGTTTTGCTTCCGTTTAACGTAATTTTTTTAGGTTATGTATCGTTTTTATTGTCTAACTATTGTCTGAATTGCTTGAAACAGGTTTCATGGGAGAGTTTTAGCGAGAATTCAATTAATTACAACCCATTGTTCGTGATGACTTTAGATTTCGAAACTCGTGATGATGCTTTCAATTGGGCTAATAGTGTTGCGTTCGAGAATGAGTTTGCTTTTGTTAAAGCAAATAACGGAGTAAAAAACAGAAAAGAAAATGGGTTGTTGACAAGTTATTTTCGATGTAAAAGACATGGGCTACCCCCGCCAATGGATGATCCCGAGAAGCCAAGGAGGTCGCAGAAGTTTTCATGCCTTTGCCGTGTTCGTGCCGTGCAAAATTACGTGGTTAAAAATGATCAAGTGACGATAGTTTGGAACATTGTAACCTCCGAGGGTGATGGACGACACAACCACAACGTAGCACTTTATAAGGACGGGGATCGGCAATTCGCGGGATTGGATAAGGAGGAGAAGGCATATGTTAGGCAACAAACTATGGCCGGGGTTCTGACGAGGGATATTAAAAATGGTCTTCATTTGAAAATCCCCGAAAAACCTCAACCGTCAAGCACCCAGATATATAACGAGAAAAGAAAAATTAGGCAAGAAGTTGGGGGTGAAAGGAACACCGCTCAACATATGTGGGCTCTAGCGGTACAAGCAAAATACGTGCATTGGAATGAGAGTAATCCCGAGACAAAACAGATCACACATGGTTTCATGGCACATTTTGATTCCGTGAAGTTGTTCCGAGCTTATCCTTATGTGGTAATTATAGATTCGACATATAATACCAACATATACAAGAATCCAGTCATTGAGATGGTTGGTGTCACACCCATCGGATTGTGGTTCTTAATTGCATGTTTAATGCTTCCTACCGAGTCCGAGGAGTGCTACAAGTGGCAGTTGAAGAAGTTAGGTGACATTTTAGATTCCACGGGAGCGTCCCCTTCTGTCTTTGTCAACGACCGGGAAATTTGGTTTGATTAATGTTCTTAATGCAGTATACCTCGGGATTGATCATTTGTTGTGTCAATGGCACGTGAAAAAAGCCATCAATTCTAAAGCTATCACTATCGATCAAAGCGAGAGTTACAAGAAACATGTCATGACAAATCCATAATCGGGTTGGAATAAAGTGATCGATGCACCTACCGAGCAAGAGTTTCAGCATTGGTGGAGGATCTTCTGTATCAAGTGGAAACCTTTGGCCACTTATATTGGGAAAACTTGGGGTGAGCATGCGGCGAAGTTTGTATTATGTTATACAAACGAGTGCTTCCATCTTGGTAACACGAAAACTTTGCGTGTTGAGTCAGCCCATTCTCTATTGAAGGCTTGGTTGAAAAGTGATCATCTCACACTTGATACCATGTGGTCCCATTTCCACAGCATGCTAGAAGGTCAACACTCCAAGATTAGAAAGGAGCTCAAAGATTCAATGAGTAGACCAAGGATAACATCCCGTACTTTCTCCTTGTTGCAAGGGAACGTGTATACTATGGCCATAGAGATAATTGAGAATGAACTTTTGAGAGGCCTTGATTTGGGTATCGAGGTTGAGGATCAATGTGGACACGTGCTACGAACGACTCCTGGATTACCTTATGCATACAAGTTGGTTTATTTGAATAACAGAGGTAGGAGGGTCCATCTTGAAGATTTTCATGTCATTTGGAAGACATTGGTGTATGATAGTCCTCAACAAATGCCAAAAAATGATGGTGATTTATTTGAGGAATTAGTTGAAGGTGTGAGAAACAGTGACCCGGTTTACCGAAGGGCAGTCATAGACTTATTGCGTGACTTCTAACACCCGGAGGACGAAGAAATTTTGCCACCCCCTATCAATGAGAATCTGAAAGGTCGTCCGAGAGGTTCTACAACTAGAAAAAAGTCGGGTTTCGAGCATGCACAAAGGAAGTTCAGGACATCAAGTACTAACGGTTCAACAAATGCACAACCATCATAACAAAGACATGGTGATTTCGAATCAGGAGCTCCCGATGCTCCGTTTGAAAGGAACATTACCATTGGCCTTATATCATCATGAGCCAAACGGTACGGCTTGAGGTGCTTTGGGGCCACTTTGACGGTTGGGTAGATGTTGGAGATGACAGGCATTGTGGATTCCGGGTTATATCTCACGCCCAACAAGGGCAAGAAGTAGATTATATAGTTATACGGGAATGGTGTGTCAGGGAGATGAAGAGCGACGATATATACAGACAATTGTTCGGAATTTACACATCATCGACAACTGGTCTGACAGGGTTTGAGTCGGCTCtcagggggcgtttggttgggggTATTTAGGAAAGGGAAATGGAATCAAAAGGGGTGATACCCTTTATTTGTGTTTGTTTGATAAAAAGAATGATACCTTTTACCTCGTCCTTACCCCCACACTCCTCTAAATCCTTACccctcaccccccccccccccgaaggTTTCAATTTCCTTTCCCCCATTCACCCACACCTTCACACATCACCAACATCCACTACCAACCGCCATAACCATGACTGCCATCACCATGTACGACAGACTCTCCGGCAACCTCCCTACACCGGAGACGCAAATCACTCGCAGGCGCCCCCACCACAGACCCGCTGATCCTCTCCTCCTCATGCAAAAATTAACCCACCACAACTAGAAACACCAACAAAAAACCTTAAAAATGTCCCCCACCACTTGAAATCCCCTCCCCCACCCACGGCGGTGGTTTTGTGGGTGGGGGAGGGGATTTCGAGTGGTGGGAGAGGTTTTTAAGGTTTTGGGTTAGTGCACATTAAAGACGGTGGGAAGGCGTCGAGGTATGGAGGGGCGTGAAGGTGGTGCTGGCAGCAAAAGGTCGGCGCCGGCGTTCACTTGTGCTAGAGGTGGACGGTGGTAGTGTTACTAGTGGCGGTTAATGGTGGTTATTGGAAAAATAGTTGGTGGATGTATTTTAATGGCATTCCCTTACTTATCTTAACCAAACAAAGAGTTAAATTATGAGTAATCTCATTCTTTTCccctcttaccctttcttgatttTATTCCATTTCTCTTTCCCATACCAAATGCCCCCCGAGTTCTTTGCTCCAATTAGTTGTGGGGTGGACTACTGGATGTGTGGTGACCATTTTCTCGTATTTGAAACACTTTTTAACTGAAGAATATGTGTTATTAGTCATATACGAGGGGAAGATGTAAAGAAAGTGGAACGGAAGTTACAACACTATCATGCCATTGAAGACCCCAATTGAAGATCGACAACCGTTCGGTATTATGTAGATTATCCTACACTGTAACCATTGGATGCGGTTGTATTCTAGAGGGCCGCCTGAGAGTCTACCTATGCCACCACTTCACCCCGCTTGGTTGACGTACCGAGATGCTAGTGTTGCTCACCTTGATACATTATACCAACAGAACATTGGGAACTGACAAGCatactgatgcgtgtctaaaatatgatgttttacaccctcttttacacgcatttcagagctcaaatgtgtagtttattctactatattccctttttccgtctattttgtgtttttgtgtaatattgcagaaatgtgaagaatccagcggaaatcgagccgaatccgtccttaAGTGCTTGGCATGggatttgacatgaagatttgactcgggaaatgaacttggtgcgcgtggCAAGGTttgaaagatatatttgcgagaaTTTCAGAAGCGTATTACCAGCTACAgtagtctatagactgacctacgtggtctatagactgtcgaGAATCTTGAAACAGTTGATTAGCAGAGGAggaagcgatcgatcgatcgtgtcccttggtcgatcgaccacgtgaGCTGGCGAACAATTTTTATTTCCAAATCGAAGCTTGATAATCTCGACCTttgtcgatcgaccgatgccaatggtcgatcgatcgctttaaCCCGacgaattaaaagatttttaatctaagcccatttgtaattaggttttaagaagAGTTTTACGTAatacttctatataacgtaactcttcctgCTGCTTTAGGGACATTGATTTACTCATCATTCATTCATTAAGCTTTTATTAAGGATTCAGATTTATCATACCTAGTTCATGGTTTTATCATTCCTAATAAAGTTCATTGCTTCCGAATCTTATTTATCCTTCCTTTATTTTTTGTAATTCTTGTTCTTTAATTTACAGTTTacctttatttgttttgtttagtCTAGTAATTGCTAGTTAGATCTCGAAACCTTAGTTTCTTTATTGCGTTATTATTGCTTAAtaattttaatcatgttttccttTATAGTTTTCATCGAAttcgttgttgttattatcattcacatgagtagctaagtaccctttactaatatgtaggggagctatagcgtagatggcgcagaataggtgaccccgaattagggcatggtcgatcgactggcttaactggtcgatcgattatgtcgtgtggtcggtcgactgaggtaGTTAGTCGATCGATCAGACCTGTGtctgattagcatcgtttgattcgttaagtgcaatatttaacaatgagaccgagaggagacttgtgagatgcttagttttgaccaacccgtagatcgagagatatgggagggcattaattaatgaatta is a genomic window containing:
- the LOC141632532 gene encoding uncharacterized protein LOC141632532 yields the protein MREPESSVSWESFSENSINYNPLFVMTLDFETRDDAFNWANSVAFENEFAFVKANNGVKNRKENGLLTSYFRCKRHGLPPPMDDPEKPRRSQKFSCLCRVRAVQNYVVKNDQVTIVWNIVTSEGDGRHNHNVALYKDGDRQFAGLDKEEKAYVRQQTMAGVLTRDIKNGLHLKIPEKPQPSSTQIYNEKRKIRQEVGGERNTAQHMWALAVQAKYVHWNESNPETKQITHGFMAHFDSVKLFRAYPYVVIIDSTYNTNIYKNPVIEMVGVTPIGLWFLIACLMLPTESEECYKWQLKKLGDILDSTGASPSVFVNDREICMLEGQHSKIRKELKDSMSRPRITSRTFSLLQGNVYTMAIEIIENELLRGLDLGIEVEDQCGHVLRTTPGLPYAYKLVYLNNRGRRVHLEDFHVIWKTLVYDSPQQMPKNDGDLFEELVEGVRNSDPVYRRAVIDLLRDF